TGCAAAAACCCATTCGCAGGAGTGATCTTGGCGACAGCCCAAACCACCAAAGCAAGTGATTGGTTCTGCAGCTCGGGAGAGGCCCATCCTGCATGTTAAAAGTAGCACAGCAGTGAATAGGCCGATAAAATCAAATAGGAGTCCACTACAGTGAAAGAGGTGCATAAACCTCACGTGCTTACCAGTTGGGTGAATCGACTTAACCAAAATTAATCCCTTGTGCCAACGGCAATTCACTCCCATAGTTGATAGTGCTGCACAGAAAATTAACATAGGTCAGACTGAATCGCGAAGTATGGGCACTTCTTAGgattgataaaaaagaaactgaTAACATTGTGTCATATGGAGAATCAGAAGATACCAAGTTGATCGTCGCATGTATTGCTTCCATGAGTCACTCCCAGCTTCACGACCGCCACCTGTTGCCTTCTCGCCACCAAAAGCGCCACCAATCTCAGCTCCATTTGTTGGGATATTGACATTTACAATGCCACAGTCACTTCCTTGGGGTCTGCAATGCACATAACGGACAGATAATAAATCTGAAGGGCAAGTGAAGAATGATGCCAAAATCTTTGACAGCAATGTTAGACGGAACAAAGAACCTCGATGTCTTCACAAATATTAGTAGGTGCTCtgtagatttttcttttataatcaatatcttcaaaAGGAAACTACAAGAAATAGAACAAAGGCATCTCTTCAAAATTAACATCTGTGGGGTTCAAATACATACCCAATCCATTTGAAGATGACATCAGGTCTGCGGGAAAAAATGGAACTGCTTAATCCTTGGGGTACAGAGTTGTTTATCTCGATTGCTTCCTTCAAAGTCTGCATGACAGAGACGTGTGCTTGAGTTTAATCACAACCAGATTGCAAATGGACAATGTCTAGATAATTcaacataaaattattttctatcctGAAAGAGATACCTGAAATTTCATGACATATAAGACAGGAGCAAACAACTCTTCTTTAACAACAGCAGCATTTGGGGAAATTTCGACTATTGTGGGCTGCACAAAGTTGCCTTCAGACTCTATAACTGAGCCACCTGTAAGGATCTTCCCTCCCTGCAAATAGCCAACCACGTAGAGCTTCAGCATCAGGCAGCAAATAAAGAGCTACGCCATTGCTCCTAAGTAGCAATTGGACAAAGGTTTAAACTGCAGGTGTTGTGAAAATAGTTGTAGAGGAAGATATCCAAGCAGATATTGAGATAGTTGCTGAAAGTGGGTAAGGGGGTCAAAAGATAATATGTACCTGAGACTTAATGATCTCTATTCCCTTCTCAAAATTCTCCCTTGAGGCAGCAGTGTGTAACGGTCCAAGCAAGGTACCTTTCTCTAAAGGATCCCCTATTTTAACTTGCTTATATACATCAACAAGTTGATCTAGTACTTTCTTGTATATGCTCTCATGGAGGAGCTTCAATGCAAGCAAGCATACATAGTattagtcttaaatttattcGAGGGTGTCTACAGCAAAATATTTGCAAGAATCTAAAAGTCTCTCAAATACCAGTCTACGGCATGTTGTGCAGCGCTGACCAGCTGTGCCAACAGCAGCGAAAACAACAGAGCGAACAGCTAACTGGATGTCTGCATCATCCATAACAATTATAGCATTGTTTCCACTTAATTCTAGCAAACATTTACCATATCTTGCATTCACTGTCTGCTGAACCATCAAACCAACCTGTGGATGAGCATGAAGAAACCagttaaaaatttctaaagaacGATCTCAGGTATCACCCAAGAAAAATAAGCAGAATAAATGTGATCATATCATGTTACGAGCTGAGAATATCAGCTCGCACAGTAACCTAGAGAAAGGGATGAATTGTTTTTGTTTAATGTTGCACCTCTACTagaagagaacaaaaaataatgattCGAATATGCTAGTGGACCCAGGTTCTGATAGGGAACGAAAGAGATAGGTACCTTGCAAATAAGTGAGCAAGAAGAGAATACAGTAAGAATACAGTGGTACCTTGGAACTTCCAGTGAAGGAAACCAGAGGGATTCGTTTATCCTTAGCTATTGCTTGACCAATTTCAGCCCCTCCACAAAGTGAGGTAAAAATAGAACCAGGTAAGTTGTTCTTCTCCAAAACACCAGAAACTAGCTTCGTCATTGCAATAGTCACTAAAGGAGTCGTTGGTGCACCTTTCCTATAATGACATTGAATGGGCAATTTTCTTAAACTGGTgaccagcaaaaaaaaaaaaaaaaaaaaaaattatccaactTGGGAGATGTTCAACAAATAAAGCAAATGGTAGAATTGGTGCTTTTCTTTCTgtaggttttcttttctttcttttttttttctttcccccttgGGTATTTTGAGGGATCATCAAAGCAACATTTCATTGAAGATACATGAAGATTAGGACACATGAAGATGGTGATTGTTGTCCAAAAAGTAGGAGAGAACAATGGCTGCTGTTGCTTCCCTATCAATTCATGTCAAATTCATGTCTTGAAGccccagattcatcacaaactGCAGTTCCTCCATGGAAACGTCCAGTTATCCAAAATCTATATATTTAACCAAGATAAACTATGGGCACAGTTAATTGGCAAATACCAGGGCGCAGAGAAAAGATCAGGCTGGATATTGTAAAAAATCTGAACAAGAGGAAACTATTGAGAATATCTGGCTGTTGAAGAACATGTGCACCAAGGAGCAGAAATTGGGCAGAGTATTCACGCAACGAGTCAATAACAGCAATAACTGATAATTCCAAGCGAATCATATGGCAACTCTAGTTCAAGTACACATCCTAAAGTCCACACTTGCAGTCTAGAATACCCATGGAGTAGCAGTAGAAATTGAAGCCCCGGTTCTACAACtgataaaaagtaaaagataaaagaaattggAGCTCTTACCAAACAACACAATTGCCACAGACAAGTGCAATGCAAGCATTCCATCCTacagaaaacataaaaaggaaaaatggatgaaaaaggagaaattggaAATGTTCAGCACAAATTCTATAAAAGTAATATTATAAAAGCAAGAGCTGCATAAAAGTTAGTTAAAAGTAAATGCCTGGATCACAACAACAAAATAAGTCTAAAGGTACGTATGGAATGAAATCAGTGGAATTTGATACATCCCAAGCTTAGTCTTTGATAGCAATAACAAAGTATATATACCTCCACAGGTCCACCTTTCCTATAGCCACAAAATGATTAGCCATGCAACAATCCAGAATGTTGGCATTGTCTGAGCAAGGTATATTTCAGTTTTAGTTCTTCGTGGGTTAGTTAACCATTAATCCAACCCATCACCAAAAGTCAGCCTAAATACTTTAGATGGTGCACCTAATAGATATGAGACTATGCCTGCGAAAATTATTGAAGAATTTAGTAGTTATAACCATAAAACTTCCACATTTCAACACCAAGTACATTAAGGCTGACTTTAAATAACCTTAGTTTTCTCTTTAGTGCACCAGTTGACCGCTGACATTACGCCTAAATGATCTAACCTCAGCAGTATCAAATGCTTCGCCAAGAACTATGTCCAGGACAAACCCAACTAAATAGAATACAAATTATTTTAAGACTGAAATTGCAGGATGGATCCTGGTTGTACTCTTTTTCCGATTTCCGTCTATTAAAATTTGGAAGCATGCAGAATATGAACACCAATTTAGAAAACCAGACACACTGCTCACCAAGCACTGCACATGGGAAGTTGAAAGCTGTAATTACTCCCACAACCCCAAGAGGATTCCACATCTGTCCAAATATTTCACATATGGCAAAGTTATTACTGAAGCATCCTGAAGCACTACACCAACTTCCAAGGTAAGATCATGAAGCTTACCTCCAACATCATGTGATTAGGACCTGCAAATAATGCGCACAGAGTTATTTTGCAGTACAATGTTATTGTAACCTAGAGCAGCTCTTCTAAGCcgttgaagaaaaaaataatcgaattcaatttacaaaggaaagaaatgaatgACGGTTTCCTGGACTTCATTAACTAAGATCATAACTAGCATCAGTTTGCAGATAGCGATATTAAACTTTGAGCTCACGTTCTGAGGGTACGACTGATCCATTTAGTTGCCGACTTAACCCCACAGCAAAATCGCACATATCGATAATTTCCTGTAGAAAGTATGATGCTTAGGGGATCAGAAACCAAAAAATGTAGATCCAAGTAACTCAATATAAATTAGTCCACATGGCATCGGATAGTCAAAACATGTCATATGTAGAGCCATATAGCTAAATTCTACGGGGGTCCACAGAATGTTAGATATGCACTGGAAATCAAGTGACAGATAGCGAGGCAAGAGGAATAGCATCGAGACTGAAACGAAGATGCAAAGATGTCAACCCCGGTAATTTCATAGATTATGAGCCACTAACTTTAGGGGGCAACACATCCATTTGCGTCTTATATATACCTGGGTTATAAAAAAACCTATTGTATATGATGGAACCATAACACTAAGAAATCATGACCTCTAATACAGTTGACGTTATCTGCCAAAAGAACTAAACATTAGTTCTCGCATTTATCCTCTCATGCTATCTGATACGCCACCAATTGCTCCCGAAGTGGCTAATGAGAGACTATACACTGACAAATAAatggatgaaaagaaaaaatatgaaaagccAGACATAGAGCTAATGAAgagacattttcttttcaacacacAAAAGAGaatttgatttgttaatatattaCGCACTTGAACTTCCCCTATTCCTTCAGGAAGTATCTTTCCCATCTCAAGTGAGACAAGGCGACCGAGTTGCTGTAGTTTGCCTCTCAATGCATCACCTATTTGTCTAACGATTTCACCTCTCTTCGGGGCCGGTACCTGAAATGAAGTGCCAAATTGGTTGTTAAAAAATGGCATTTTCTTCCTGGTAAGCATTTCCTATGCAGATATCTCAGGGAAAAAAACTAAAGATGCAAGTATGTCATGCCAAGTGGCAGTCAcgtatctaaaaaaaattagacataTCTTTAGAtaaaagagagacagagatggtGATTTTACTTGCATCCATATCTTTGCTGCATCAAAGCAAGCTTGCACGCCTTCCTCATAATCTTCAAGGGATCCTTCAACAACTTCAGCAATCACCTATATTAAATTCACGTGTTACAGACAGTAGAT
The window above is part of the Eucalyptus grandis isolate ANBG69807.140 chromosome 6, ASM1654582v1, whole genome shotgun sequence genome. Proteins encoded here:
- the LOC104450978 gene encoding aldehyde dehydrogenase family 7 member B4, with the protein product MSFAKKGYEFLREIGIGPRNLGCYVNGVWKGRGPVVGTANPASNQVIAEVVEGSLEDYEEGVQACFDAAKIWMQVPAPKRGEIVRQIGDALRGKLQQLGRLVSLEMGKILPEGIGEVQEIIDMCDFAVGLSRQLNGSVVPSERPNHMMLEMWNPLGVVGVITAFNFPCAVLGWNACIALVCGNCVVWKGAPTTPLVTIAMTKLVSGVLEKNNLPGSIFTSLCGGAEIGQAIAKDKRIPLVSFTGSSKVGLMVQQTVNARYGKCLLELSGNNAIIVMDDADIQLAVRSVVFAAVGTAGQRCTTCRRLLLHESIYKKVLDQLVDVYKQVKIGDPLEKGTLLGPLHTAASRENFEKGIEIIKSQGGKILTGGSVIESEGNFVQPTIVEISPNAAVVKEELFAPVLYVMKFQTLKEAIEINNSVPQGLSSSIFSRRPDVIFKWIGPQGSDCGIVNVNIPTNGAEIGGAFGGEKATGGGREAGSDSWKQYMRRSTCTINYGSELPLAQGINFG